Proteins from a single region of Tissierellales bacterium:
- a CDS encoding sugar ABC transporter ATP-binding protein, translating into MGKSILRMKNISKSFPGVKALDNMDFAIYEGEAMGLIGENGAGKSTLMKILSGVYEMDSGQIFLNDREEKILSPTDAIDKGIAIIHQELNLIPYLTVYENIFLGREIKFSTGRLNKKEMINQSKDILEKLNINIKPTTQVNTLSIAQQQMVEISKALSLNANIIIMDEPTDTLTDQEVESLFKVIDELKKDKKGIVYISHRLNEVFNVCEKITVLRDGQYVAEKEVSDVDENEIIRLMVGRTLDEQFPYIKTDFKAEVLKVENLSNEYIDDINFVLKEGEILGVSGLVGAGRTELAKTLYGVYKKEKGKIILEGKEIECKTPKEALEHGICYVSEDRKGDGLILMMDVKNNMTISALEKFKTFLKIDKKKEYEVASEYKEKMDIKTPSLYHKVQNLSGGNQQKVAIAKALLTDPKILILDEPTRGVDVGAKKEIYDLLNQIKMEGKSIIMISSEMPEILGMSDGVLVMHEGKQKGEILRDEATQEKIMSYIVREE; encoded by the coding sequence ATGGGAAAATCAATATTGAGAATGAAAAATATATCAAAAAGCTTTCCAGGAGTTAAAGCTCTAGATAATATGGACTTTGCAATATATGAAGGCGAGGCTATGGGGTTGATTGGAGAAAATGGTGCAGGAAAAAGTACCCTAATGAAAATATTATCTGGGGTCTATGAAATGGATTCAGGGCAGATATTTTTAAATGATAGGGAAGAAAAAATATTATCACCTACAGATGCTATAGACAAGGGTATAGCGATTATTCACCAAGAATTAAATCTAATACCATATTTAACAGTATATGAAAATATATTCTTAGGAAGAGAAATAAAGTTTTCTACAGGTAGGCTAAATAAGAAAGAAATGATTAATCAATCCAAGGATATTTTGGAAAAGTTAAATATAAATATAAAACCAACGACACAAGTAAATACATTATCTATAGCTCAACAACAGATGGTTGAAATATCTAAAGCCCTTTCTTTAAATGCAAATATAATAATTATGGACGAGCCTACAGATACATTGACTGACCAAGAAGTGGAAAGTTTGTTTAAGGTAATCGATGAACTTAAAAAAGATAAAAAAGGAATCGTTTATATATCTCATCGACTAAATGAAGTATTTAATGTTTGTGAAAAAATTACAGTCTTAAGGGATGGACAATATGTTGCTGAAAAAGAAGTATCAGATGTAGATGAAAATGAAATTATTCGTCTAATGGTTGGAAGGACTTTAGATGAACAATTTCCTTATATAAAGACAGACTTTAAAGCTGAGGTTTTAAAAGTTGAAAATTTAAGCAATGAATATATAGATGATATTAATTTTGTTTTAAAAGAAGGGGAAATTTTGGGAGTTTCAGGATTGGTAGGGGCAGGTAGGACTGAACTAGCCAAAACATTATATGGAGTTTACAAAAAAGAAAAAGGTAAAATCATATTAGAAGGCAAGGAAATAGAATGTAAAACTCCCAAGGAAGCCTTGGAACATGGGATATGCTACGTATCAGAGGATCGTAAAGGCGATGGGTTGATTCTAATGATGGATGTAAAAAATAATATGACAATTTCAGCATTAGAAAAATTTAAAACATTTTTAAAAATAGATAAGAAAAAGGAATATGAAGTGGCATCAGAATATAAGGAAAAAATGGATATAAAGACACCTTCTCTCTACCATAAAGTTCAAAACTTAAGTGGTGGAAATCAACAAAAAGTTGCAATAGCAAAAGCCCTACTTACAGATCCAAAAATATTAATTTTAGATGAACCTACTCGTGGAGTTGATGTAGGGGCGAAAAAAGAAATATACGACTTATTGAATCAAATAAAAATGGAAGGTAAATCAATAATTATGATTTCTTCGGAAATGCCTGAAATATTAGGTATGAGCGATGGAGTTTTAGTAATGCATGAAGGAAAACAAAAAGGTGAAATTTTAAGGGATGAAGCCACTCAAGAAAAAATAATGAGCTATATTGTTAGGGAGGAATAG
- a CDS encoding LacI family DNA-binding transcriptional regulator produces the protein MTIKRIAEIAKVSTATVSKVINGKDQHISDATRQRVLEIVEREGYIPNGVAKSLKTRRTKTIGIIMPDVMNLFFSELTRGAEDAAEKKGYSVIICNSDNKETKEEKYLYILQEKMVDGIIMTASEGSIKKSMEKFNIPMVLVDRDIDINKKVGRITVDNEQGAYNATSYLIKKGCKNIGFISSDNKNKPSAERLKGYKNSLLDNGLKIEDEKIFLKRYTIDSGYMGAITLLKQSKIDGLCCGNDLIAIGAIKALKEKKIKVPEEVRVIGFDDIHISKYLDPSLTTMKQPIYNIGMEAVNMLISIINKEDISLTKVLKTELIERGSA, from the coding sequence ATGACTATAAAAAGAATTGCAGAAATAGCAAAGGTTTCGACGGCAACAGTGTCTAAGGTTATTAATGGTAAAGATCAGCATATAAGTGATGCAACTAGGCAGAGGGTTTTGGAAATTGTTGAAAGGGAAGGTTATATACCAAATGGTGTTGCAAAAAGTCTTAAAACAAGAAGAACTAAAACTATAGGAATTATCATGCCAGACGTTATGAACCTTTTTTTCTCTGAATTAACAAGGGGAGCAGAAGATGCGGCCGAGAAGAAAGGCTACTCTGTTATTATTTGTAACTCAGATAACAAGGAAACAAAAGAAGAAAAATATTTATATATTCTGCAAGAGAAAATGGTAGATGGAATTATAATGACAGCATCAGAAGGAAGTATTAAAAAATCCATGGAAAAGTTTAATATACCTATGGTACTTGTAGATAGGGATATAGATATTAATAAAAAGGTTGGGCGTATTACTGTAGACAATGAGCAGGGGGCATATAATGCAACATCTTATCTTATTAAAAAAGGATGTAAAAATATAGGATTTATATCTTCAGATAATAAAAATAAGCCATCTGCTGAACGTTTAAAAGGATATAAAAACTCTCTTTTAGATAATGGATTAAAGATAGAAGATGAGAAAATATTTCTTAAACGATATACCATAGACTCGGGATATATGGGGGCTATAACCTTGTTAAAACAATCTAAAATAGATGGACTTTGTTGCGGAAATGATTTAATAGCCATTGGTGCCATTAAAGCCCTTAAGGAAAAAAAGATTAAAGTGCCAGAGGAAGTAAGGGTAATTGGTTTTGACGATATCCATATTTCTAAATATCTAGATCCTTCACTAACAACGATGAAACAACCTATATATAATATAGGAATGGAAGCAGTGAATATGTTGATAAGTATAATTAATAAAGAAGACATAAGCTTAACTAAAGTACTAAAAACTGAACTAATCGAAAGGGGGAGTGCTTAA
- the rbsK gene encoding ribokinase, protein MNPIITVVGSMNMDLVVKTDEIPKVGETLLGKELLQIPGGKGANQGVAIAKLNNNVIFLGKVGDDGFGKTLIQSMKEAGVNTTHIEAAESSTGIAVINLDKKGNNNIVVIPGANSQVDGQYLKKHYNAFKEAQIVIFQLEIPLGTVKEGLKISKSLGKTTILNPAPAKELDDEIIKNVDILIPNEHELERMSKIDITDDNSILEAAQVLLDKGAKEIVVTLGSKGVLHVNSKGHEFFDAYKVDVVDTTGAGDSFIGGFSSSYLKNQDIRQAIEMGQKTAALSIQKVGAQSSLPTRKEVEEFKR, encoded by the coding sequence ATGAATCCAATAATAACAGTAGTGGGAAGTATGAATATGGATTTAGTTGTTAAAACAGATGAAATTCCAAAAGTTGGAGAGACCCTTTTAGGTAAAGAATTATTACAAATTCCAGGAGGAAAAGGTGCTAACCAGGGAGTTGCCATTGCTAAATTAAATAATAATGTAATATTTTTAGGGAAAGTTGGAGATGATGGCTTTGGGAAAACGTTAATCCAGTCTATGAAAGAAGCGGGAGTCAATACAACTCATATAGAGGCAGCAGAATCTTCCACAGGTATTGCAGTTATCAATTTGGATAAGAAAGGAAATAACAATATTGTAGTAATTCCGGGAGCTAATAGCCAGGTAGATGGACAATACTTAAAAAAACATTATAATGCTTTTAAAGAAGCTCAAATTGTAATATTCCAGTTGGAAATTCCCCTTGGAACAGTGAAGGAAGGTTTGAAAATATCAAAAAGCCTAGGGAAAACAACTATATTAAATCCAGCACCAGCTAAAGAATTAGATGATGAAATTATAAAAAATGTTGATATTCTCATCCCTAATGAACATGAACTAGAAAGAATGTCTAAAATAGATATTACCGATGATAACTCTATCTTAGAAGCAGCCCAAGTCTTATTAGATAAAGGTGCAAAAGAAATAGTTGTTACATTGGGAAGTAAAGGAGTACTACACGTTAATTCTAAAGGACATGAATTCTTTGATGCTTACAAAGTGGATGTTGTAGATACAACAGGAGCAGGGGATAGTTTTATTGGAGGGTTTTCATCTTCATATTTAAAGAATCAAGATATTAGACAGGCTATTGAAATGGGTCAGAAAACAGCAGCTTTATCCATTCAAAAAGTAGGAGCTCAAAGTTCACTTCCAACGAGAAAAGAAGTTGAAGAGTTTAAAAGGTAA